From the Thunnus albacares chromosome 24, fThuAlb1.1, whole genome shotgun sequence genome, one window contains:
- the tmem198b gene encoding transmembrane protein 198-B, producing the protein MTTTLETLLLAQSNQELSPERLDSCEDSSGRYKVVPSVVCSMCCLFGIIYCFFGYRCFKAVMFLTGLMFGSVVIFMLCYKERVLDTQLSVEASVGIGLGIGTLCGLVTMLVRSVGLFMVGLLLGLLVAVATLVGMEELSDSPPRSVWVPLGVLLGLGMLFAVLTLQWQRLFTTLSTAVFGAAVITVALDYFVELFALVLYMYERMKAAPAKPVCWLTWVVLGVWPALTLLGVIVQWKVTAEGYSHTKVIISRQQRRMQVMRIRQRDDRYRNKKKKKQQHGSSSHHQHQAKQLHQEPAYRRKPNPIRRYDTDVLSPSYIQSFRERQVQAQPFPARLVGGPHAVVDVGYDCGSTTPLTGAAGPSLRV; encoded by the exons ATGACGACCACCCTGGAGACGCTGCTGCTGGCCCAGTCCAACCAGGAGCTGAGCCCCGAGCGGCTGGACAGCTGCGAGGACTCCAGCGGCCGCTATAAGGTGGTTCCCTCCGTCGTCTGCTCCATGTGCTGCCTCTTCGGCATCATTTACTGCTTCTTCG GTTACCGCTGCTTCAAGGCGGTGATGTTCCTGACCGGCCTGATGTTCGGCTCCGTCGTCATCTTCATGCTCTGCTACAAGGAGCGCGTGCTGGACACCCAGCTGAGCGTGGAGGCCTCGGTGGGCATCGGCCTGGGCATCGGCACGCTCTGCGGCCTGGTCACCATGCTGGTTCGCAGCGTGGGCCTCTTCATGGTGGGCCTGCTGCTGGGCCTGCTGGTGGCCGTGGCCACCTTGGTAGGCATGGAGGAGCTTTCCGACAGCCCGCCGCGCTCCGTCTGGGTGCCCCTGGGCGTGCTGCTTGGCCTAGGCATGCTCTTTGCCGTGCTCACCCTGCAGTGGCAGCGCCTCTTTACCACGCTGTCCACGGCGGTGTTTGGGGCGGCGGTCATCACTGTGGCGTTGGACTACTTTGTGGAGCTCTTCGCCCTGGTGCTGTACATGTATGAGCGGATGAAAGCGGCGCCTGCCAAGCCGGTGTGCTGGCTGACGTGGGTGGTGCTCGGGGTGTGGCCCGCCCTCACCCTGCTGGGTGTCATAGTCCAATGGAAGGTGACCGCTGAGGGATACTCCCATACCAAGG TGATCATCAGCCGGCAGCAGAGGAGGATGCAGGTGATGCGGATTCGACAGCGGGACGACCGCTATCgcaataagaagaagaagaagcagcagcacgGCTCCTCCTCCCACCATCAGCACCAGGCCAAGCAACTGCACCAGGAGCCCGCCTACCGCCGCAAACCCAACCCCATCCGCCGCTACGACACAGATGTCCTTTCGCCG agCTACATCCAGAGCTTCAGAGAACGGCAGGTGCAGGCTCAGCCCTTCCCGGCCCGGCTGGTCGGTGGACCTCACGCCGTCGTGGATGTGGGCTACGACTGCGGCTCCACGACGCCCCTCACTGGCGCTGCAGGACCTTCGCTACGGGTCTGa